A segment of the Candidatus Abyssobacteria bacterium SURF_5 genome:
GGCGAGGACGGCGGAGAGGCCGTAGTTCAGGTGGTGAAAAAGCTGCATCATTCCGCTCAACGCGAAATACAATGCCCGCAGTCCCAGGATGGCGAAAACGTTGGAGCTGTATACGATGAAGGGATCGGTCGTAATGGCGAGAATGGCGGGAATGGAATCGAGCGCAAAGATGATGTCGGTGGTTTCGATCACGAGGAGCACGACAAGAAGAGGAGTTGCGACGAATCGACCGGCATCTCGGAAAAAAAACCGGCTGCCGACGTATTGCTCGGTGATCCCGAAGAAACGGCGAAACAGCCTGAGGACCGGATTCCTCTCAGGATGGATTTCCTTTTCTTTTTCGAACGCCATCCGGATACCGGTTATGACGAGAAATGGCCCGAAAACATATATGATCCAGTGGAACCGCTCCATCAGCGCCACGCCTGTCGCTATGAAAACCGCTCTCATCACGAGGGCGCCCAGGATGCCCCAGAAAAGCACCCGATGCTGATGAACGCGCGGGACACTGAAGTATGAGAAGACGAGCAGGAAGACGAACAGATTATCAACGCTCAGCGATTTCTCGAGCAGATAGCCGGTCAGAAAATTCAGCGCCGTTTCGGGTCCCTTGACGAAATAGATGCCGACGTTGAACAGCAGCGCCAGAATTATCCACAGAACCGTCCAGAGCAGAGACTCCCTGATCCCGACAGCGTGCGCCTTTCGGTGAAAAAAGCCGAGGTCCACGGCCAGCATCGCGAGCACGAAAAGATTGAATCCAACCCACGCCAGAAGCTGGTTTGACATCAGTACTCGACTCCTTTTGCCGTTGAGGCCGTTCTTTTACTTCTCACCTGCTCTCGCACTGTCCCGAAAGAAAAAAACCTTTGCTGCACCGAATATTCGATATTCGCTGCGGCAAAGGTCTTGCTTGCTAGAAACCGCATTAGCCAGCGCTACCGGCCTGTCATGAACGGGCGTGTTGACGGCGACGCTGAACAGCTACTCCCCTTATTGCTAATAAGGTAGCATCTTCA
Coding sequences within it:
- a CDS encoding TerC family protein, with amino-acid sequence MSNQLLAWVGFNLFVLAMLAVDLGFFHRKAHAVGIRESLLWTVLWIILALLFNVGIYFVKGPETALNFLTGYLLEKSLSVDNLFVFLLVFSYFSVPRVHQHRVLFWGILGALVMRAVFIATGVALMERFHWIIYVFGPFLVITGIRMAFEKEKEIHPERNPVLRLFRRFFGITEQYVGSRFFFRDAGRFVATPLLVVLLVIETTDIIFALDSIPAILAITTDPFIVYSSNVFAILGLRALYFALSGMMQLFHHLNYGLSAVLAFVGIKMMCSEYIEIPVVLALGVIAFILLGSVVASLIFPKREQLLPLPQVEPGADPLGD